A single window of Acidimicrobiia bacterium DNA harbors:
- the dapB gene encoding 4-hydroxy-tetrahydrodipicolinate reductase, translated as MTKQLRVGVLGAAGRMGRTVCEAVLADPTLVLAAAADPSASVIEVDPNLGVDPETTLVCSTTDELLSADVSVVVDFTHIDAARMNLRALAAAGVHAVVGTSGFSESDYETFGALFTQSNCVIVPNFAIGAVLMMRFAELAAPFFETGEIIELHHNQKIDAPSGTAVATANRMAAVQPNWAADPTTKQTIEGARGAAAAGGIPVHSLRLAGLVAHQEVILGTAGQTLTIRHDSLDRSSFMPGVVLAIKAIGEHPGLTVGLDALLGI; from the coding sequence ATGACGAAGCAGCTACGGGTTGGTGTGCTGGGTGCCGCCGGACGGATGGGCCGAACAGTTTGTGAAGCTGTTCTGGCCGATCCAACTCTTGTCTTAGCAGCCGCCGCCGACCCTAGCGCTTCGGTCATCGAAGTTGACCCCAACCTTGGGGTTGACCCAGAGACAACGCTTGTTTGTAGCACCACAGACGAACTTTTGTCGGCTGATGTGAGCGTGGTCGTCGACTTCACTCACATCGATGCCGCTCGCATGAATTTGCGGGCATTGGCCGCGGCAGGTGTTCACGCTGTGGTTGGCACCAGTGGCTTCAGCGAGTCTGATTACGAAACTTTTGGGGCTCTTTTCACGCAAAGTAACTGCGTGATCGTGCCTAATTTCGCTATCGGCGCCGTTTTGATGATGCGCTTTGCCGAGCTGGCGGCACCTTTTTTCGAAACCGGTGAAATCATCGAACTTCACCACAACCAAAAAATTGATGCCCCTTCAGGAACCGCAGTTGCCACCGCTAATCGTATGGCGGCCGTGCAACCAAATTGGGCGGCTGACCCCACCACGAAACAGACCATTGAAGGCGCACGAGGCGCCGCCGCCGCTGGTGGTATTCCGGTGCATTCGCTTCGCCTTGCGGGTTTGGTGGCCCATCAAGAAGTGATTTTGGGCACTGCCGGTCAAACCCTAACTATCCGCCACGATTCGTTAGATCGCTCGTCGTTTATGCCCGGTGTGGTTTTGGCCATCAAAGCGATCGGTGAGCATCCCGGTCTGACGGTTGGCCTCGACGCTCTGCTGGGGATTTAA
- a CDS encoding riboflavin synthase — MFTGLVQELGTFIHRQGLRYRFGATNVLEGVALGDSIAVNGCCLTVVDFGDDWWDADVSEETLAKTSLASFHEGDPINFETAARVGDHLGGHIVQGHVDGVGKMLETPPELKVSVPAELLRYCVAKGSITIDGVSLTIVEVLGDAITAAIIPHTAEVTTLGHKPVGSPVNIEVDVIAKYVERLVLPHLPTT; from the coding sequence TTGTTCACAGGATTAGTGCAAGAGCTGGGCACGTTCATACACCGCCAAGGTTTGCGTTACCGTTTTGGGGCTACCAACGTGCTCGAAGGTGTGGCACTCGGCGATTCAATAGCTGTTAATGGCTGTTGTTTAACAGTGGTCGATTTTGGCGATGATTGGTGGGATGCCGACGTTTCCGAAGAAACGCTCGCCAAGACGTCATTGGCATCGTTTCATGAAGGTGACCCCATCAACTTTGAAACCGCGGCCCGTGTTGGAGATCACCTAGGCGGGCACATCGTCCAAGGCCACGTCGATGGGGTGGGTAAGATGCTCGAAACGCCACCGGAACTGAAAGTTTCGGTGCCCGCCGAGCTGCTGCGGTACTGCGTAGCAAAAGGCTCAATCACCATCGATGGGGTCAGCCTTACCATTGTGGAAGTACTAGGCGACGCAATTACGGCCGCCATCATTCCACACACCGCCGAAGTAACCACTCTCGGCCATAAACCCGTTGGCAGCCCAGTGAACATCGAGGTTGATGTAATCGCTAAATATGTAGAGCGATTGGTGTTACCTCACCTACCGACAACCTGA
- a CDS encoding long-chain fatty acid--CoA ligase, translated as MQGLMQASQLTMALMFERAEKYFPEKEIVTALPTGTVRITYGEWADRTRRLGGVLDDLNIGPDARVGTFAWNTQRHLELYFAAPCSGRVAHTLNIRLFPDQMTYIVNHAEDEVIFADLSLMGLLAPLLPTFTTVKHLVIMNDTGGELPTYDGDIEVHDYEELLAKAKPVEWNVADENQASSMCYTSGTTGNPKGALYSHRSVYLHTLTAMAADAIGICERDVVLPVVPMFHANAWGLAHAAVTTGAKVVMPGPDLSPKGIVNLIEAERVTLAAGVPTIWMGVLNEIDGRDVSSLRAIPCGGSAVPKALSEAFRAKLGMPILQAWGMTETSPVASICNLKSSMDDLSEDEKADIRTSIGPIVFGLQARIADPDSHEELAWDGETSGELQVKGPWVISSYYNDDRSSESFTPEGWLKTGDVATIDEEGYIRLVDRTKDVIKSGGEWISSVELENELMAHPSVAEAAVIGVRHERWQERPLACVVVREGASVTKDELMEFLTPRVAKWWLPDDIQFIEEIPKTSVGKFSKKDLRSRFADYKLPTDA; from the coding sequence ATGCAAGGTCTTATGCAGGCAAGCCAGCTCACCATGGCACTTATGTTTGAGCGTGCCGAAAAGTATTTTCCCGAAAAGGAAATCGTGACTGCGTTGCCGACTGGCACCGTTCGCATCACCTATGGCGAATGGGCTGACCGCACCAGGCGCTTAGGAGGGGTGCTCGATGACCTGAACATTGGTCCCGATGCCCGGGTAGGTACTTTCGCCTGGAATACGCAACGCCACCTAGAACTATATTTTGCAGCACCGTGTTCTGGCCGGGTGGCGCACACGCTGAATATTCGTCTTTTCCCCGACCAGATGACCTACATCGTCAACCATGCCGAAGACGAGGTTATTTTCGCCGATCTGTCGTTAATGGGACTGCTGGCACCGCTGTTGCCCACCTTCACCACGGTCAAGCATTTGGTGATTATGAATGATACCGGCGGAGAGCTACCAACCTACGACGGTGATATCGAGGTTCACGACTATGAAGAGCTCTTGGCCAAAGCCAAGCCGGTGGAATGGAATGTGGCCGATGAAAATCAGGCTTCATCAATGTGCTACACCAGCGGCACCACCGGGAACCCGAAAGGTGCGCTCTATTCGCATCGATCGGTGTACCTGCACACCCTAACGGCAATGGCCGCCGACGCCATTGGTATTTGTGAGCGTGATGTTGTGCTGCCGGTAGTGCCCATGTTCCATGCCAACGCCTGGGGCCTAGCACACGCTGCGGTGACCACCGGTGCCAAAGTTGTCATGCCCGGACCAGACTTGTCGCCTAAAGGCATAGTCAATCTTATTGAAGCCGAACGCGTTACTCTGGCGGCCGGGGTGCCCACTATTTGGATGGGCGTACTGAACGAAATCGATGGTCGCGACGTCTCTTCATTGCGTGCCATCCCTTGTGGTGGTTCCGCGGTGCCGAAGGCACTTTCAGAAGCATTCCGGGCCAAACTTGGTATGCCCATTTTGCAAGCTTGGGGTATGACAGAAACCAGTCCTGTGGCCTCAATTTGCAACCTCAAGTCGTCCATGGATGACCTTTCGGAAGACGAGAAGGCCGACATCCGTACCTCCATTGGCCCGATCGTGTTTGGTCTGCAGGCCCGAATCGCCGACCCTGATAGTCATGAAGAGCTGGCCTGGGACGGCGAAACCTCGGGTGAATTGCAGGTTAAGGGACCCTGGGTGATCAGTTCGTATTACAACGATGATCGCTCTAGCGAGTCGTTCACTCCCGAAGGTTGGTTAAAGACCGGTGATGTAGCCACCATCGATGAAGAGGGTTACATACGCCTAGTTGATCGCACGAAAGACGTCATCAAATCGGGTGGTGAGTGGATTAGCTCGGTTGAGCTTGAAAATGAGCTCATGGCGCATCCTTCGGTAGCTGAGGCAGCCGTCATTGGCGTTCGTCATGAACGCTGGCAAGAACGGCCGCTCGCCTGTGTGGTGGTACGTGAAGGGGCTTCGGTAACCAAAGACGAGCTAATGGAATTTCTTACGCCGCGGGTTGCCAAGTGGTGGTTGCCTGATGACATTCAATTCATCGAGGAGATTCCTAAGACCTCGGTTGGCAAATTCTCAAAGAAGGATTTGCGCAGCCGTTTTGCCGACTACAAGTTACCCACCGACGCCTAG
- the dapA gene encoding 4-hydroxy-tetrahydrodipicolinate synthase yields MARFGRVLTAMITPFTPEGALDRAGAAELAKWLIAQGNDGLVVAGTTGESPTLSTSEHLDLIQIVREAVPEAVVVAGVGSNDTNYVTTMIKDVNDMGVDGYLTVTPYYNRPSQAGIAAHFAAQAEATDLPLMLYDIPVRSGRKIDTATILSLASQHPNIVALKDAAGAPGATAHLLSEAPDGFEVYSGDDSLTLPLLAVGATGVVGVATHWLASTMREMIEAFLGGNVKLARQLNAAMIPSFNFEASELAPNPVPTKAVLRALGQPSGFCRLPMGPEPDGLASQAQALLASL; encoded by the coding sequence ATGGCCCGTTTTGGACGCGTGCTGACCGCCATGATCACGCCGTTCACCCCTGAGGGTGCTCTCGATCGTGCCGGTGCCGCTGAACTTGCCAAGTGGCTTATTGCGCAAGGCAACGATGGCCTAGTGGTAGCCGGAACTACGGGCGAAAGCCCTACCTTGTCGACCTCAGAACATTTGGACCTCATTCAGATCGTTCGTGAGGCGGTTCCCGAGGCCGTGGTGGTGGCCGGGGTTGGCTCCAATGACACCAACTATGTCACCACCATGATTAAAGACGTTAACGACATGGGGGTGGACGGCTACCTAACTGTCACGCCTTATTACAACAGGCCCTCACAAGCGGGGATAGCGGCACATTTCGCAGCGCAGGCTGAAGCCACCGATCTACCTCTCATGCTTTATGACATTCCGGTGCGTTCGGGGCGCAAAATAGATACCGCCACCATTCTTTCGTTGGCTTCCCAACATCCAAACATCGTGGCGTTGAAAGACGCGGCTGGTGCCCCTGGCGCTACTGCTCATCTCCTTTCCGAAGCACCTGATGGGTTCGAGGTTTACAGCGGGGATGACAGCTTAACTCTGCCTCTCTTGGCCGTCGGAGCGACAGGCGTGGTTGGCGTTGCTACTCACTGGTTGGCTTCAACCATGAGGGAGATGATTGAGGCCTTTCTGGGCGGAAACGTTAAGTTGGCGCGCCAACTGAACGCCGCAATGATTCCCTCATTTAATTTTGAAGCTTCCGAGCTAGCGCCAAACCCGGTACCTACTAAGGCCGTGCTCCGGGCCTTAGGTCAGCCGAGTGGCTTTTGTCGACTACCAATGGGTCCCGAGCCCGATGGTTTAGCCAGCCAAGCTCAAGCACTTCTAGCCAGCCTTTAA
- a CDS encoding polyribonucleotide nucleotidyltransferase codes for MADPIVASGAISGTDKEITLETGLLAPQSQGAVVATLGGTKILVTANAEKSTREGIDFFPLTVDIEEKRYAAGLIPGSVFRKEGRPSDEAILTCRLIDRPLRPSFAEGYRNETQIIGTVLGVDMENPHDVLAINAASAALMISGIPFEGPIGAVRVAYTIDGQWIPHPTYAEGDASTFELVVAGRETSDGSDIAVMMVEAGGTENAWNYYQDGAPKVTEEVIAEGLQASKTWIRESIALQREFVAKAGVREALPFEAAADFGADVEARVAELGTDKLREANSIADKTQRNDANDAISAEIHEALAQEFEGRAKEVSSAIRALSKKVIRQRIVDEGVRIDGRGPKDIRSISAQVALLPTAHGSGLFQRGETQVLNVLTLGTPRMAMDITYKDSLNPTVKKRYMHHYTMPPFSNGETGRVGGTKRREVGHGLLAERALLPVVPSEEEFPYALRLVSEVLSSNGSTSMASVCASSLSLMDGGVPIKAAVAGIAMGLVFEDGKYTTLTDILGAEDAFGDMDFKIAGPADFVTALQLDTKIDGIPADVLAAALNQAREARLHILEEMAKAIAEPRDDVGPTAPKIISFEIPMDKIGEVIGPKGKVINAIQQETGADISVDDDGKVGIVSIASSNGEVVREAENRIKLILDPPTAQVGVHYPGTVVNITKFGAFINILPGRDGLLHISKIGNGKRIDRVEDVLELGESIQVVVEEVDSQGKVSLSLAQGDAEGEAASVIDVDEVSPAGAEGANGSENSGGDNSGDSREYVSFEEEFEAGLANDFGDLGPGPSRSGAPGRGPRGRGRGGNRR; via the coding sequence ATGGCTGATCCCATCGTCGCAAGTGGTGCTATTTCGGGCACCGACAAAGAAATAACTCTGGAAACGGGCCTTTTGGCACCACAAAGCCAGGGTGCGGTTGTAGCCACCTTAGGTGGCACCAAGATTCTTGTTACCGCTAACGCTGAAAAGTCCACCCGTGAGGGCATCGATTTCTTCCCACTCACGGTCGACATCGAAGAAAAGCGCTATGCCGCTGGCCTTATCCCCGGTTCCGTCTTCCGCAAAGAGGGCCGACCTTCTGATGAAGCGATTCTTACCTGTCGCCTGATTGACCGCCCGCTGCGCCCGTCATTCGCCGAGGGGTACCGCAACGAAACCCAGATTATTGGCACAGTTCTAGGTGTTGACATGGAGAACCCGCACGACGTGCTGGCCATCAACGCCGCTAGTGCCGCCCTCATGATCTCGGGCATTCCTTTTGAAGGCCCAATTGGTGCCGTTCGAGTGGCCTACACCATTGATGGCCAGTGGATTCCGCACCCCACCTATGCCGAGGGTGATGCCTCCACCTTTGAACTGGTTGTGGCAGGTCGCGAAACATCCGACGGTTCTGATATTGCCGTCATGATGGTTGAGGCTGGCGGTACCGAAAATGCTTGGAACTATTACCAAGATGGTGCGCCGAAGGTCACCGAAGAAGTGATCGCGGAAGGTTTGCAAGCTTCAAAAACCTGGATTCGGGAATCGATAGCGCTGCAGCGTGAGTTTGTGGCTAAAGCCGGAGTGCGAGAAGCCCTCCCGTTTGAGGCAGCCGCCGATTTTGGTGCAGATGTAGAAGCACGTGTTGCCGAGCTTGGCACCGACAAGTTGCGTGAAGCCAACAGCATTGCCGATAAGACACAACGTAACGACGCCAATGATGCTATTTCCGCCGAAATTCATGAGGCTTTGGCGCAAGAGTTTGAAGGCCGTGCCAAAGAAGTTTCATCGGCCATTCGAGCCTTGTCGAAGAAGGTTATTCGTCAACGAATAGTCGATGAAGGCGTTCGTATCGACGGTCGCGGACCTAAAGATATCCGTTCTATTTCGGCCCAAGTGGCGTTGTTGCCAACCGCCCATGGTTCTGGTTTGTTCCAGCGTGGTGAAACCCAGGTACTCAATGTGTTAACCCTGGGCACCCCACGCATGGCCATGGATATCACCTATAAAGACAGTCTTAACCCAACCGTTAAGAAGCGCTATATGCACCACTACACCATGCCACCATTCTCCAATGGAGAAACTGGCCGGGTGGGTGGCACCAAGCGTCGTGAAGTAGGGCATGGTCTTTTAGCCGAGCGTGCCTTATTGCCGGTAGTGCCGAGTGAAGAAGAGTTCCCGTACGCCCTTCGTTTGGTATCCGAGGTCCTTTCTTCCAACGGCTCTACCTCTATGGCTTCGGTTTGTGCTTCGTCGCTTTCACTTATGGATGGCGGTGTGCCCATTAAGGCGGCCGTAGCCGGAATCGCCATGGGCCTAGTCTTCGAAGACGGCAAGTACACCACGCTCACCGATATTTTGGGTGCGGAAGACGCCTTTGGCGATATGGACTTCAAGATCGCTGGTCCTGCCGATTTCGTTACTGCTCTACAGCTCGATACCAAGATTGACGGCATCCCCGCCGACGTTCTGGCGGCGGCCTTGAACCAAGCTCGTGAAGCTCGCCTTCATATTCTTGAAGAAATGGCTAAAGCCATTGCCGAGCCCCGCGACGATGTTGGCCCAACGGCACCAAAGATCATCAGCTTCGAAATCCCAATGGACAAGATCGGTGAAGTGATTGGGCCCAAGGGCAAGGTCATCAACGCCATCCAACAAGAAACTGGTGCTGACATCAGCGTGGATGACGATGGCAAGGTCGGCATCGTTTCGATTGCTTCTTCCAATGGGGAAGTAGTTCGGGAAGCCGAAAACCGAATCAAGCTGATTCTCGATCCACCCACGGCACAGGTTGGCGTGCATTACCCGGGCACCGTCGTGAATATCACCAAGTTCGGTGCGTTCATCAACATTTTGCCCGGCCGCGACGGTCTTCTACATATTTCTAAGATCGGTAACGGTAAACGCATTGACCGAGTAGAAGATGTGCTTGAGCTTGGCGAATCTATTCAGGTTGTAGTGGAAGAAGTAGATTCCCAAGGCAAGGTCTCACTTTCGTTGGCCCAAGGTGACGCCGAAGGTGAAGCTGCTTCGGTGATCGACGTTGATGAAGTAAGCCCAGCTGGTGCTGAGGGTGCAAACGGCTCCGAGAATTCCGGTGGCGACAACTCTGGCGATTCGCGAGAGTATGTTTCTTTCGAAGAAGAGTTCGAAGCCGGACTTGCCAACGATTTCGGTGACCTTGGTCCTGGCCCCTCTCGCTCGGGTGCGCCTGGTCGCGGACCTCGTGGCCGTGGTCGAGGCGGTAACCGCCGCTAA
- a CDS encoding nitroreductase family protein — protein sequence MTEDKSRTKNDTGLASLRSRSEAETALEMMATTRAIRRYRQDPIPDEDLAKIMFAATRAPSGSNRQSFRFLVLRDGPNATAAKALLGAAFRKGWGEKRRSDGYESGSGALDNSPKARTARAMEHFVNHFEQTPVVVLALMVGRDGHLRDGASVYPACQNLLLAARALGYGGVLTMWHYMVEGELRELLGIPPEVFIMATIPLGVPQGKHGPVRRQPVKRLVFDDAWEAEASWADEPEGTRHTQAGPPKVTNEKDSGST from the coding sequence ATGACCGAGGATAAATCCCGTACCAAAAATGATACGGGGCTTGCGTCGTTGCGTTCGCGGTCAGAAGCAGAAACAGCTCTCGAGATGATGGCCACGACCAGAGCGATTCGGCGTTATAGGCAAGATCCAATCCCCGATGAAGACCTGGCAAAGATCATGTTCGCGGCCACTCGAGCACCATCGGGTTCAAATAGGCAGAGTTTTCGGTTTCTGGTGTTACGTGACGGCCCGAACGCCACTGCCGCCAAGGCATTATTGGGCGCTGCTTTTCGAAAGGGCTGGGGTGAAAAACGCCGCAGTGACGGTTATGAATCTGGTAGTGGTGCCCTAGACAATTCGCCTAAGGCCCGAACGGCCCGAGCCATGGAGCATTTTGTAAACCACTTCGAGCAAACTCCGGTGGTGGTGCTGGCTCTCATGGTGGGCCGCGACGGGCATCTTCGTGATGGAGCGTCGGTTTATCCGGCTTGCCAAAATCTGTTGCTAGCAGCACGGGCGCTTGGCTATGGCGGCGTTTTGACCATGTGGCACTACATGGTGGAAGGGGAATTACGTGAGCTACTGGGAATTCCACCCGAAGTATTCATAATGGCCACGATTCCTCTAGGCGTTCCACAAGGTAAACACGGTCCGGTGAGACGACAGCCAGTAAAGCGGCTGGTGTTTGATGATGCTTGGGAAGCTGAGGCTAGCTGGGCGGATGAGCCCGAAGGAACCAGGCACACCCAGGCCGGACCACCGAAAGTTACTAACGAAAAAGATTCTGGCAGCACGTGA
- a CDS encoding SURF1 family protein, with protein sequence MYRFVLKPRWILSHLFVLLIVAGCLIAGFWQLGRWHEKRDLIHRYKELSAVPMVPVGELISMESTPQQIQELTLRQVQVRGHYLADEQVTVRNRTYEGAPGFYVLTPLLMPSGEAVVINRGWVPYSIGETAEAMQAAAPPKGEVVVEGTVTATQSKGAFGATDPAEGHLRELARADIARIAHQVDAPVLPAYVTLEAQSPAPGDVPVMVEAAPPNEGPHRDYAVQWFIFTSIALGGYPLILRKVARERAAGQKGSALRPKRSKLVPVDD encoded by the coding sequence GTGTATCGGTTCGTTTTAAAACCACGATGGATTCTGTCGCACCTATTTGTGTTGCTAATCGTGGCGGGTTGTTTGATTGCAGGGTTTTGGCAGCTAGGTCGCTGGCACGAAAAGCGAGACCTTATTCATCGCTATAAGGAACTCAGCGCCGTACCGATGGTCCCGGTGGGTGAATTGATTTCAATGGAGTCAACTCCGCAACAAATTCAAGAACTGACGCTACGTCAGGTTCAGGTACGTGGCCATTACCTAGCTGACGAACAAGTAACCGTACGAAATCGTACCTACGAAGGGGCCCCCGGATTTTATGTATTGACTCCACTCTTGATGCCCTCGGGAGAAGCCGTGGTAATCAACCGTGGATGGGTACCGTATTCCATTGGCGAAACGGCCGAGGCAATGCAGGCTGCGGCCCCTCCAAAGGGCGAAGTAGTGGTGGAAGGAACTGTGACCGCCACTCAATCTAAAGGCGCCTTTGGGGCCACCGACCCCGCCGAAGGTCACCTGCGAGAACTCGCCCGAGCCGATATTGCGCGCATTGCACACCAAGTAGACGCCCCAGTGTTGCCCGCTTATGTAACACTTGAGGCACAATCGCCCGCCCCCGGCGATGTTCCGGTGATGGTCGAAGCTGCGCCACCAAATGAAGGCCCACACCGCGATTACGCCGTGCAATGGTTCATTTTCACCTCAATCGCGTTGGGTGGCTACCCATTAATTTTGCGCAAGGTTGCCCGAGAACGCGCCGCAGGACAAAAAGGTTCTGCTCTGCGGCCAAAACGCTCGAAGCTGGTACCGGTCGACGATTAG
- the rpsO gene encoding 30S ribosomal protein S15 codes for MPNKSETIANHRLHDTDTGSPEVQIAILTDRINHLNEHLKLHKKDHHSRRGLLQLVGRRKRLLSYVRKNDVERYREIIAKHGLRR; via the coding sequence TTGCCCAACAAGTCGGAAACCATCGCTAACCACCGGTTGCACGACACCGACACGGGCTCTCCAGAAGTCCAGATTGCTATTCTGACTGATCGTATTAATCATCTAAACGAACACCTTAAGTTGCATAAGAAAGACCACCACAGTCGTCGTGGCCTGTTGCAGTTGGTAGGTCGCCGTAAGCGTCTGTTGTCTTACGTGCGTAAGAACGACGTCGAGCGTTACCGTGAAATCATTGCTAAACACGGTTTGCGCCGCTAA
- a CDS encoding ribonuclease J gives MPESVRVSFFGGLGDIGRNCAGIEVDGRILLIDCGLMFPNLDMLGVDLVLPDFTYLRENADRIEGCIATHGHEDHVGGLSFLLRDAKFPIYGSPLTLGIAGNRINEAGLLDRTELIPVYDGERRQIGPFDVEFIPVTHSVPHAFATAIHTPQGTILHSGDFKLDLNPVDGRRTDLARMGQIAKESGVRLLLADSTNAEEAGHSRSESSIGEVLMSLFQAHEGRRIITASFASHIHRVQQIANAALATGRTIATVGLSMQKNFRLARDLGLLDIPDRSIRDIKEVEDLDPGQVCIISTGSQGEPMSALARMATGDSKWLQITANDTVILSSHPIPGNEMNVSRVIDGLVRLGAEVVHSGISDVHATGHAKAEELKLFHSVISPEWFIPVHGEYRHLRAHARLAAEMGLSDDRILVCEDGDSVLLTNDGIIRTDPVPARYLYVDGIVGDINHGVLRDRQVLAEEGVVVVVVSVDVESRVILTGPEVITRGWVHADEAEELLDEAAEEAKAAILEVLTAEQPDAEAIARVARRSVGRFVNNTTKRRPMIVPLVMEP, from the coding sequence ATGCCAGAGTCGGTTCGCGTCAGCTTTTTTGGGGGGCTGGGTGACATTGGAAGAAACTGCGCTGGAATCGAGGTCGACGGTCGAATTCTTTTGATTGATTGCGGTTTAATGTTCCCCAACCTAGACATGTTGGGTGTCGATCTTGTGCTCCCCGACTTTACTTACCTGCGAGAAAACGCCGACCGAATTGAGGGCTGTATTGCCACCCATGGCCACGAAGATCATGTGGGAGGCCTTTCGTTCTTGTTGCGTGACGCAAAATTCCCAATTTACGGTTCACCGTTAACATTGGGGATTGCCGGTAATCGCATTAACGAGGCCGGTCTACTCGATCGCACCGAGCTGATACCGGTTTACGACGGCGAACGACGCCAAATCGGTCCTTTCGACGTTGAATTTATTCCGGTGACTCACTCGGTTCCGCACGCTTTCGCGACCGCTATTCACACACCGCAAGGCACAATTTTGCACTCCGGTGACTTCAAGCTCGATTTGAATCCGGTTGATGGCCGTCGCACCGATTTAGCCAGGATGGGACAGATCGCTAAGGAATCTGGTGTGCGGTTGTTGCTCGCCGATTCCACCAATGCTGAAGAGGCCGGTCACTCTCGTTCCGAATCGTCAATTGGTGAAGTTCTGATGAGCTTGTTTCAAGCCCATGAAGGACGCCGCATTATCACGGCTAGTTTTGCCAGCCACATCCATCGGGTACAACAGATCGCCAATGCGGCACTGGCTACTGGTCGCACCATTGCGACCGTTGGTCTTTCCATGCAAAAGAATTTTCGCTTGGCTCGTGATCTTGGGTTGCTCGACATTCCAGATCGTTCGATTCGAGACATTAAAGAGGTCGAAGACCTTGACCCTGGCCAGGTCTGTATCATCTCCACTGGTAGTCAAGGTGAACCAATGTCGGCGTTGGCCAGAATGGCTACCGGTGATAGCAAGTGGCTTCAAATAACTGCCAATGACACTGTGATTTTGTCGTCACACCCGATTCCCGGCAACGAAATGAACGTGTCGCGGGTGATTGATGGCCTAGTACGTTTGGGTGCAGAAGTGGTGCATTCGGGTATCAGCGACGTCCATGCCACAGGTCATGCGAAAGCCGAAGAGCTGAAATTGTTTCATTCGGTTATTAGCCCCGAGTGGTTCATTCCGGTTCATGGTGAATACCGTCACCTGCGCGCACATGCCCGTCTAGCTGCTGAAATGGGCTTGAGCGATGACCGAATTTTGGTCTGTGAAGACGGTGATTCCGTCCTTTTAACCAACGATGGAATTATTCGAACCGATCCGGTACCGGCACGTTATTTGTATGTAGATGGCATCGTTGGCGACATCAACCACGGTGTGCTTCGAGATCGTCAAGTGCTAGCTGAAGAAGGCGTGGTAGTGGTGGTGGTCTCGGTTGATGTCGAATCCCGCGTAATTCTTACTGGCCCGGAAGTGATCACTCGTGGTTGGGTCCACGCCGATGAAGCCGAAGAACTCTTGGACGAAGCCGCGGAGGAAGCGAAGGCCGCAATTCTTGAGGTACTGACCGCCGAACAACCCGATGCCGAAGCTATAGCCCGCGTGGCGCGCCGAAGCGTGGGCCGTTTCGTCAATAACACCACCAAACGGCGACCAATGATCGTGCCGCTGGTGATGGAGCCCTAG
- the rsgA gene encoding ribosome small subunit-dependent GTPase A — MTQTPNNADNTGGLEAWGLTPEIRSAADEILAEARERAHRGADLGRVVRHDGVALRIVTAEGIAQYPTRKSMGAAVVGDWVVVVDGVVEQILPRYSLLRRRDEERDTEQRLAANVDLVLMVCGLDRPLSTPRIQRATMLAHEAGIPAMVVLTKVDLAENLAAAEAQMAYDFPDVAMVAIDSVSGHGIDELAKELAGKSVVLVGESGAGKSSLTNALSGLALTAVGEVRSKDSKGRHTTTWRELHPLPNGTVIVDSPGIRSIGIWAEPEAVSVAFPDIEALAEQCRFSNCTHTSEPDCAVQLAIASGELDERRLAAWREVLSSQERGWD; from the coding sequence GTGACACAAACGCCCAACAACGCGGACAACACGGGCGGCCTCGAAGCGTGGGGATTGACTCCCGAAATTCGCAGCGCAGCCGACGAGATACTTGCTGAGGCGCGTGAACGGGCCCATCGTGGTGCCGACTTGGGTCGTGTGGTACGCCATGACGGTGTAGCGCTGCGGATCGTTACCGCCGAAGGCATCGCACAATATCCAACCCGCAAAAGCATGGGTGCCGCTGTTGTCGGTGACTGGGTAGTGGTGGTCGACGGAGTTGTAGAACAAATTCTTCCCCGCTATTCGCTGTTGCGACGCCGTGACGAGGAACGTGACACCGAACAACGTCTTGCCGCCAACGTTGATCTGGTGTTGATGGTCTGCGGTCTCGATCGGCCACTATCGACACCGCGAATTCAGCGGGCCACTATGTTGGCGCATGAAGCCGGGATTCCGGCCATGGTGGTGTTGACGAAGGTCGATCTAGCTGAAAACCTGGCGGCTGCCGAAGCACAGATGGCATACGATTTCCCCGATGTGGCAATGGTCGCCATTGACTCGGTTTCGGGCCACGGCATTGACGAGTTAGCTAAAGAGCTAGCGGGCAAGAGTGTGGTCTTGGTAGGTGAGTCAGGAGCTGGGAAATCTAGCCTTACAAACGCCTTGAGCGGTTTAGCCCTAACCGCCGTCGGTGAAGTTCGTTCGAAAGACTCCAAAGGGCGACACACCACCACCTGGCGCGAGCTGCACCCACTGCCCAATGGCACCGTGATCGTTGATTCACCTGGGATTCGTTCCATCGGTATCTGGGCCGAGCCCGAAGCTGTCTCGGTGGCCTTTCCCGACATAGAAGCGTTGGCCGAACAATGCCGTTTCAGCAACTGCACTCATACCAGCGAACCTGACTGCGCTGTGCAACTCGCCATTGCCTCGGGTGAACTCGACGAACGGCGCTTGGCCGCGTGGCGTGAGGTTCTAAGCTCGCAAGAGCGAGGTTGGGACTAG